Proteins encoded within one genomic window of Episyrphus balteatus chromosome 1, idEpiBalt1.1, whole genome shotgun sequence:
- the LOC129921246 gene encoding condensin complex subunit 3, with protein sequence MKMPRKRKVPVPAVIEEEKENESQLTEVSQNSTVHHGPMYAIMSNVQLNETFHKKYIREMSQLYEKMDHEIFMFTFIKMVKSAMEGEETNEYAYTTLLFCAKFVASYDVDDTHPVLVDTCRWLLTTISQNPHIRFRLCQFVNMILNALGVEAALDDAICDGIMEYMLRRLRDINPNVRVQAILALQRLQCPDNPDDVVLRVYQFHLCSDPSPRVRQAVVTSMGRNYNTIPYILDRLWDIDEKVRRHTYLHMSGYPVKAYKVSQRLQLLEQGLNDRSEMVKKVVTTIMLPQWLESYNKNYILFVSALKLDASEAEVERFLKIAKVALHEIFKRQKIEDLVNCVPLDEDGEFHKCVPHDKLSMEVTLYWQCLIEHLSVTMADELDSIIPELSTFCAYVLKFCEAQKSATDKFMKMEFQYVLLSLLEILYLYDLGDEIGRENFKKLISTILKTNDLEEKLIEIIIKCAENLITDHNTRLQFFVEIIEEITHMSSFKNDTLINDRVLIDQLLEKHPDKDLKLKLSSLKVKILDLEEEEMNFVEMKDYVQAHRITEEKNACTEEYTNLLKPLLEKHSETIASEDTSGQSSSLSSCFQRNKKVTSETILKSLQIAFYMVVSKNVRSLTPNVCKLYNEFIGRHIASNQIAIRDWALKCGTAYSMLYEALAKEIYEVLYAQFFKNHNIRIWKTSITCIFELLDRYGCSSFNVEERQSKNKRNGRQLYNTLEFLDADDDSSVWSSGQAVDIIFMMSHFLDTCDDVCIISAIVNGFCRLVLHDHIKNSEILEKLLLRYFNPSTDPEINQILGVFLESLIQRKKQEYLHPCLLPTVSQVISAPYESPLHEIKPETVLRFVIDATRPEFCAPAANIHNTLALSFLQEMQNNIANKDLCKILSKELLTLEMCVQDDQALKDELKGIAEKLINCEFDSKTLKNIIDFKDMLDGKFNPPLLPTNPDGSDDEDKTDDENASAATTERDYGKVISNVTLPNRLVPVIEEEDTEASQIPETSNFQVENENSVDKEKTIEPAKTADKRKSDSKRKESPEKKKSPEKKKSPEKKSGQSKRKKTKKAIESEKEKDPEPLAEPPPSPKATQVDPSPQTPVPVETIAPSTPTVAARVSTTPSTPLNIIRPLTTPTTFGRENSTGLRYLRKSMNSARQNTHPEDAPSPKIRIEARIDTIVSPRKVLESPVQPTRSTRQKLRAVTNATNSAAEDEEQSKSKKVQSAKNKKKDAPAATSTRKLTRKQAQKEKEPSPAPDSDDSEEIPPSPTSSAVTDTTTEIRSSTRRFNRTLRFDHIKNSTPGQKTTRSNRNNTLASNKEQTTEPTTRNTRKRPISPNSPKSLNEGGKEFASPLRKQSKTSLHLSENTTKEATKRTQPTTTTESTATESTSTESTATESDNNTKAKPQTPIINKLRAKNSNVPEKPADQKRITRKTQKKPNSPSSKENEPKSPSKSTIASPTSSDLSSLSSSESENEEAPSKTPKNKERSNFGVTKSTQKRLMSSKNPALKIRRSNVSASASRVNTRNSARKDRQNNMIMTRKRLSLESVRSPKANGPLFASPKTKAKKKTTSTVVAPSQPKVSKIPVNIALRSNKSNANLNLNKSKTLTTDSVHSNSESSIESDEESDDKWENVSTKKSQPQSKAIVQQQRNTSSSSLAAQRPRSLSRIARSTTRIIAARAMLRKRHM encoded by the exons ATGAAAATGCCTCGCAAACGGAAAGTGCCCGTTCCTGCTGTAATCgaggaagaaaaagaaaatgaatcCCAACTCACAGAAGTCTCCCAGAATTCGACAGTGCATCATGGACCAATGTATGCAATTATGTCCAATGTCCAACTAAATGAGACCTTTCACAAGAAATATATTCGTGAAATGAGTCAATTGTATGAGAAA ATGGATCATGAGATTTTTATGTTTACATTCATCAAAATGGTCAAATCGGCTATGGAAGGAGAGGAAACAAACGAATATGCTTACACTACTTTGTTGTTTTGTGCAAAGTTTGTTGCTTCTTATGATGTCGATGATACGCATCCTGTTTTGGTGGATACTTGTCGGTGGTTATTGACG accataagtcAGAATCCCCACATACGTTTCCGCCTATGTCAGTTTGTGAATATGATTCTAAACGCATTGGGTGTGGAAGCAGCTCTTGATGATGCAATTTGTGATGGTATCATGGAATATATGTTGAGACGTTTGCGTGATATCAATCCCAATGTAAGGGTTCAAGCAATATTGGCATTGCAGCGATTACAATGTCCGGACAATCCGGACGATGTTGTTCTTCGTGTTTATCAATTTCATTTGTGTTCCGATCCCTCGCCGAGAGTCCGTCAAGCTGTGGTAACTTCTATGGGAAGAAATTACAATACAATTCCATATATTTTGGATCGTTTGTGGGACATTGATGAAAAAGTCCGTCGACACACTTATTTGCATATGAGTGGATACCCAGTTAAAGCATACAAGGTATCCCAACGTTTACAGTTGCTTGAGCAGGGTCTCAATGATCGATCGGAAATGGTTAAAAAA GTTGTTACAACTATTATGCTACCACAATGGTTGGAATCTTACAACAAGAATTACATTCTATTTGTTTCCGCTTTGAAGCTTGATGCTAGCGAAGCAGAAGTTGAAAGATTTCTTAAAATCGCTAAAGTTGCTTTACATGAAATCTTTAA AAGACAAAAGATTGAAGACCTTGTAAATTGTGTTCCTCTAGATGAGGATGGTGAATTCCATAAGTGTGTTCCACATGATAAACTATCAATGGAAGTTACATTGTATTGGCAGTGCCTTATTGAACATTTGTCAGTTACAATGGCTGATGAATTGGATTCAATTATTCCTGAATTAAGTACATTTTGTGCATATGTTTTGAA ATTTTGTGAAGCTCAAAAATCCGCAACagataaatttatgaaaatggAATTTCAATACGTCCTTCTATCTTTGTTAGAGATTCTCTATCTCTACGATTTGGGTGATGAAATTGGTcgtgaaaactttaaaaaattaatcagcacAATTTTAAAGACCAATGATTTGGAAGAAAAGCTAATTGAAATCATTATCAAATGTGCAGAGAATTTAATAACAGATCATAATACTCGACTGCAG TTCTTTGTTGAAATAATTGAAGAAATCACCCATATGAGTTCATTTAAAAATGACACTCTCATCAATGATCGTGTTCTTATCGATCAACTTCTTGAAAAACATCCCGATAAGGATCTCAAATTAAAATTATCTTCATTGAAAGTTAAAATCTTGGATctcgaagaagaagaaatgaattttgttgaaatgaAAGATTATGTGCAAGCTCATCGTATAACTGAAGAGAAAAATGCATGCACAGAAGAGTATACAAATCTATTGAAACCATTGCTAGAAAAGCATTCAGAGACTATTGCATCCGAAGATACAAGTGGTCAATCGAGTTCG ctatcaTCATGCTTTCAGCGAAATAAAAAAGTAACATCTGAGACGATACTTAAAAGTTTGCAAATAGCATTTTATATGGTCGTATCGAAGAATGTTCGATCTTTGACTCCAAATGTCTGTAAGCTTTATAAT GAATTCATTGGTCGTCATATTGCTTCTAATCAAATTGCCATCAGAGATTGGGCTCTGAAATGCGGAACAGCCTATAGCATGCTATACGAAGCTCTGGCAAAAGAGATATACGAAGTTCTTTATGCCCAATTCTTTAAGAATCACAATATTCGCATTTGGAAGACTTCAATTACTTGTATATTTGAGCTCCTGGAtcg GTACGGATGTTCGAGTTTTAACGTTGAAGAGcgtcaaagtaaaaataaacgcaATGGAAGACAACTGTACAACACATTGGAGTTTTTGGATGCCGACGATGATAGCAGTGTGTGGTCATCAGGGCAAG CTGTGGATATAATATTTATGATGTCGCATTTTTTGGATACTTGCGACGATGTTTGTATTATAAGTGCAATTGTGAATGGCTTCTGTCGTCTAGTTTTACATGATCATATCAAGAATTCCGAAATCCTAGAGAAGTTACTTTTACGCTATTTTAATCCATCAACAG ATCCTGAAATAAATCAAATTCTTGGTGTTTTTCTTGAGAGTTTAATACAAcgtaaaaaacaagaatatctCCATCCGTGCCTTTTGCCAACAGTTTCACAAGTAATAAGTGCTCCATATGAAAGTCCTTTACATGAAATCAAACCAGAAACTGTATTGCGTTTTGTTATTGATGCAACACGTCCAGAATTTTGTGCACCCGCAGCAAATATTCATAATACATTGGCATTGTCATTTTTGCAAGAAATGCAAAATAATATTGCCAATAAGGATTTGTGTAAGATTTTGTCGAAAGAATTGTTAACATTGGAAATGTGTGTACAGGATGATCAAGCATTAAAGGATGAACTTAAGGGCATAGCCGAAAAGTTGATAAAT tgtgaaTTTGATTCCAAAACCTTGAAGAATATAATTGATTTTAAAGATATGCTGGATGGTAAATTTAATCCACCTTTGTTGCCAACGAATCCTGATGGTTCTGATGAT gaggaTAAAACGGATGATGAAAATGCTAGTGCTGCTACAACGGAGAGAGATTATGGAAAAGTTATATCAAATGTAACTCTTCCAAATCGACTCGTACCAGTGATAGAAGAAGAAGACACTGAAGCATCGCAAATTCCAGAGACAAGTAATTTCCAGGTTGAAAATGAGAATTCTGTGGATAAGGAAAAAACGATAGAGCCTGCAAAAACAGCAGATAAACGAAAATCCGATTCAAAGAGAAAAGAATctcctgaaaagaaaaaatctccTGAAAAGAAGAAATCTCCTGAAAAGAAGAGTGGTCAATCAAAAAGGAAAAAGACTAAAAAAGCTATAGAATCTGAAAAAGAAAAGGATCCCGAACCATTAGCTGAACCGCCGCCTTCACCGAAGGCGACCCAAGTTGATCCTTCTCCTCAAACACCTGTACCAGTTGAAACGATTGCTCCTTCAACTCCGACGGTGGCGGCGAGAGTTTCAACAACACCAAGTACCCCTCTTAATATTATTCGTCCTTTGACAACACCAACAACCTTTGGACGAGAAAACTCAACTGGATTGAGATATCTACGCAAGTCAATGAATTCTGCGCGTCAAAATACACATCCCGAGGATGCACCATCACCTAAAATTCGCATTGAGGCTCGTATCGATACAATCGTTTCACCACGAAAAGTGCTAGAATCCCCAGTTCAACCCACAAGATCGACGAGACAAAAACTTCGTGCTGTCACAAATGCAACAAATTCTGCAGCAGAAGATGAAGAACAATCAAAAAGTAAAAAGGTACAatcggcaaaaaataaaaagaaagatgCACCGGCTGCAACATCGACTCGAAAGTTGACTAGAAAGCAGGCACAAAAAGAAAAGGAGCCATCACCAGCTCCAGAT AGTGATGATTCGGAAGAGATTCCTCCATCACCGACATCTTCCGCTGTTACTGATACAACAACTGAAATAAGAAGTTCTACGAGAAGATTTAATCGAACTCTTCGTTTTGATCATATCAAA AACAGTACACCTGGTCAAAAAACAACTCGATCGAATCGCAATAATACCCTAGCTTCT AACAAAGAACAAACAACAGAACCAACGACAAGAAACACACGTAAGAGACCGATATCACCAAACTCGCcaaaaagtttaaatgaagGAGGTAAAGAATTCGCATCTCCTTTACGCAAACAATCAAAGACGAGTCTTCATCTTTCAGAAAACACAACAAAAGAAGCGACAAAAAGAacacaaccaacaacaacaacagagtCTACAGCAACAGAATCAACATCAACAGAATCAACAGCTACAGAATCAGATAACAACACCAAGGCAAAACCACAAACACCAATAATCAATAAATTGCGAGCGAAGAATTCCAATGTTCCAGAAAAGCCCGCTGACCAAAAACGGATCACTCGGAAAACACAAAAGAAACCGAATAGTCCATCGAGTAAAGAAAATGAACCAAAGAGTCCATCCAAGTCGACGATTGCATCACCAACATCAAGTGATTTATCTTCATTGTCATCCAGTGAGAGTGAAAACGAAGAAGCTCCTTCGAAAACTCCTAAAAACAAAGAGAGGTCTAACTTTGGAGTTACAAAATCTACCCAGAAGAGATTAATGAGTAGTAAAAACCCAGCTCTTAAAATTCGTCGTTCAAACGTTTCGGCTTCGGCTAGTCGTGTCAATACAAGAAACTCGGCACGAAAAGATCGCCAAAACAACATGATAATGACGCGCAAACGTTTGTCTTTGGAAAGTGTGCGAAGTCCGAAGGCGAATGGACCTTTATTCGCATCTCCGAAGACAAAAGCTAAAAAGAAAACCACATCAACTGTTGTGGCACCATCGCAACCCAAAGTCAGTAAAATTCCAGTGAATATAGCGCTGCGCTCAAACAAATCAAATGCGAATTTGAATTTGAACAAATCGAAAACATTGACGACTGATTCTGTGCATTCCAACAGTGAATCCAGCATAGAATCAGATGAAGAGTCAGATGATAAATGGGAGAATGTCAGTACGAAAAAATCACAACCACAATCTAAGGCAATAGTTCAGCAGCAACGTAATACATCATCATCGTCACTAGCCGCTCAGCGACCAAGAAGTTTATCAAGGATAGCAAGGAGTACAACACGCATAATAGCTGCCAGAGCAATGCTCCGAAAAAGACATATGTGA
- the LOC129906283 gene encoding TBC1 domain family member 31-like — MTTYFFARRLMSIIEPTDCFRVALSKDKEFLSTIRHTGEGNIYNVSALIDCLKSAQNCVQMLRQTAVFQPKALSVNCFDNEYGHYPSKYRLLIWAALLDVPCNKSKFSEIVKMGTHSTAVALNASLKLKDSTARRYLIKIFSCLGHWSKIFGISDFVPEFIFPFVKIFSNSLTVCFEIIATILTNQCQLWFEFHPLEPQNYLGMCENILNHFDPQLVKFYSKTQVTAKEYAWSIISNGFSEILDEEAMEIELTLAEEHIKDQDLELISHKYEIDDILSEADYQPMRNSLEIR, encoded by the coding sequence ATGACAACATACTTTTTTGCCAGACGATTGATGTCGATAATAGAGCCCACAGACTGTTTTAGGGTTGCTCTATCCAAAGATAAAGAGTTCCTAAGCACGATAAGGCACACAGGAGAGGGCAACATTTATAATGTTAGCGCATTGATTGACTGTCTTAAATCAGCCCAGAACTGTGTTCAAATGCTACGCCAAACTGCCGTGTTCCAACCAAAAGCTCTGTCGGTGAATTGTTTTGACAATGAATACGGACACTATCCAAGTAAATATCGGTTGCTCATTTGGGCTGCTCTCCTCGATGTACCCTGCAACAAGTCAAAATTTtcagaaatagtcaaaatggGAACTCACTCAACAGCTGTTGCATTAAATGCCAGCCTAAAGTTGAAAGATTCAACAGCCAGGCGTTATCtcataaaaattttctcatGTCTTGGTCATTGGTCGAAGATCTTTGGCATAAGTGACTTTGTCCCGGAATTCATCTTTCCATTTGTGAAGATTTTCTCCAACAGTCTTACTGTTTGCTTTGAAATTATTGCTACAATTCTAACGAATCAATGCCAGTTGTGGTTTGAGTTTCATCCATTGGAGCCCCAAAACTATTTGGGAATGTGTGAAAATATCCTAAATCACTTTGATCCTCAGTTGGTGAAATTCTATTCCAAAACTCAAGTTACAGCGAAAGAATATGCTTGGTCGATTATATCAAATGGATTCTCTGAGATTCTAGATGAAGAGGCAATGGAAATCGAGTTGACATTAGCCGAAGAACACATCAAAGATCAGGACTTGGaattaatttcacataaatatgaaattgatgatATTTTAAGTGAAGCCGATTACCAACCAATGAGGAATAGTTTAGAAATACGATAA